The genomic segment GTTGCTGCTCGACCACCTCGGTGAGCGCGAGTCCGCGCGGCGCATCGAGGCCTCCGTGGCCTTCGACCTCGCGACTCGGGACCAGAACAACCCGGGCAGCACCCAGGCCATCGGCGACCGTCTCGCCGCGCTCGTGTCGTCGAACTCCCGCACCAAGGCGAGCTGACGCCGCAGCGACCGGGCACGTCGTTTCCGTGCCCGGTCGCGGGGTATTCGGCGCCCATGCGCAACTGGTTGAAGAACCTGCTGGGGCGTCGGGAACCCGCCTCGTCCACCGCGCCGGAGTCGGATGTCGCGGACGATCCGGCGGTGTCGCGCGCACGGCCCAGCGGCGGTAGGCCCGGCGACGAGCGGGGCGACAACGCGTCGTCCACCGGACCCGGCCACAACGACCCGGTGGTGGGCCGCATCAGCGGAGACGACCTCGGCTACGCCGGCGAGACCGGAGCCGAGCGGCGCAGCAACGACTGACTCACGCCGCCGTGCGGTAGTGGTAGGAGCACAGCTTTTCGAAGCCGGCCCGCTCGTAGAGCCGGGACGCCGCGTCGTTGTCGGGCTCCACCTGGAGATAGAGGTGCTCGGCACGCCGATCACGGGCCCAGTGCGCCAGCGCGGACACCACGGCTCTCGCGGCACCGCGTCCGCGGGCTTGCGGCAGAGTCGCGATGCCGAACAGGCCCGCCCAGCCGGTGTCGACCACGGCGCGGCCCACGGCGACGACCTCGCCCTCGGAGTACACGTGCGCGAACCCGGAAGGCCGGGCGACGCGCTCCAGCAACGCCCACTCGGCGCGGGCGTCACCGCGGTGGTCCGACACCGCGTGCCAGACGTCGAACCACGTCCGAGTCGGACGGTCCTCCACCACGACCGATGCCGGAGGCGGAGGCAGCAGCGCGGTGACCCGGCCGACCGAGGCGGTGTGGAGCGACATCGGACTCTCGACGCGGTAACCGCGCTCGGCCAGCACCATGTCGAGAACCTCCGGGCAGGCGCCGGGGGTGATCTGGAATCGCGCGGGGGAGTTCCGGCGCGCGAAGAACGCCTCCGCCTCGGCGACGCGACGGACGAGCTGCTCGGCCGGAGCGTCCGCGTGGGGCAGCACCGACTGCACCCACCACGCGACCCCCGGTGAGTGCCGCAGCCACCAGCCGTCCACGCACTCGACCACCTCGGCGGGCAACGCCCGAGCCGTCCGCTCCTGCAACAGGCGGGCGAGTTCCGGCACGACGACCCCTCCCGGGAGAACGACGTCACAGGCGTCGACACCGCCGGTTGTGGCAGGATGGGCGACGTGACCACCTCTCACGTGATCATTATCGGCAGGCGCGCCGGGTAGTGCTGAGAAGCCCCAGCACCCGGCGCGCAGACCTCTCGCATCCAGCGAGGGGTCTTTTTTGTTGGTCCACTCATCGTCACAAGGAGATCCCGTGAACCGCACGGAGCCCGCAGGCACCCCGCTCGGGGACCAGTTCCACCTCTATGACACCACGTTGCGCGACGGAGCCCAGCGGGAGGGCATCTCCTACTCGATCACCGACAAGCTGGCCGTGGCGCGGTTGCTCGACGACCTCGGCGTCGGGTTCATCGAGGGCGGGTGGCCGGGTGCGCTGCCGAAGGACACGGAGTTCTTCGCCCGCGCGGCGGCCGGGGAACTGACACTGCGGCACGCGGTGCTCGTCGCGTTCGGTTCGACGAGGCGGGCCGGGATCGCCGTCGCCGACGACCCGCAGGTGCGGGCGCTGCTCGAGTCCCAGGCTCCCGTCGTGACACTCGTGGCGAAGTCGGACGCCCGCCACATCGAGCGAGCGTTGCGTGTGGACGTCGACGAGGCGTGCGCGATGGTGCGCGACACGGTGTCGTTCCTCGTGCGCGAGGGCAGGCGGGTGTTCGTGGACGCCGAGCACTTCTTCGACGGCTACGCCCACGATCCCGACACGGCGCTGCGGGTGCTCGACGCCGCCGGACAGGCCGGCGCCGACGTGGTGGTGTTGTGCGACACCAACGGTGGCCAGCTGCCGCTGGGCATCGCCGAGACGGTGCGGGAGGTCGCCGAGCGGACCGGCCTGCGCCTGGGCATCCACTGCCAGGACGACACGGCGTGTGCCGTCGCCAACAGCATCGCCGCCGTGCAGGCGGGAGCGACCCACGTGCAGTGCACCGCCAACGGCTACGGCGAACGCGCGGGCAACGCCGACCTCTTCGCGGTGACCGGCAACCTCGTGGCGAAGCTGGGGATGCCGGTGTTGCCCGAGGGGCGTGTCGCGGAGCTGACGCGGACCGCGCACGCGTTGGCGGAGCTCGCCAACCTCGCTCCCGAGGAGCACCAGGCCTACGTCGGCACGTCCGCGTTCGCCCACAAGGCCGGGCTCCACGCGAGCGCCATCAAGGTGGATCCGTTGCTGTACAACCACATCGACCCGGAACTGGTCGGCAACGACATGCGGGTGCTCGTGACCGAGATGGCGGGCCGCGCGAGCCTGGAGCTCAAGGGACGGCAACTCGGCGTCGATCTCGCGGACAAGCCGGAGGCGCTGTCGGGTGCGCTGAAGAAGGTGAAGGCGCTCGAGGCGGAGGGCTGGTCGTTCGAGGCGGCCGACGCGTCGTTGGAGTTGTTGCTGCGCGCGGAAGCCGACGACGCCCCCGTCGAGGCGCCGTTCCGGCTGGAGTCCTACCGCGTTGTGCTCGAACACCGCAGCGGCGGCGACGTCGTGTCGGAAGCCACGGTCAGGGTCCACGTCGGTGGCGAACGCGTCATCGCGACCGCGGAGGGCAACGGTCCGGTGCACGCGTTGGACGCCGCCCTCCGGCAGTCGCTGCGTGGACACCTGTCCTGGTTGGACAGCGTGGAGTTGTCCGACTACAAGGTGCGCATCCTCGTCGGCAAGCCGGGCACGGACGCGGTCACGCGCGTCCTCGTCGAGTCGACCGACGGCGACCGGACGTGGACGACCGTGGGAGTGCATCCGAACATCGTCGAAGCCAGCTGGCTGGCGCTCTGCGACGCGCTGGTGCACAAGTCGCTGACGGTGTCCCACTGACCCCTGGTGCATCGTGTCCGCGGTCTGCGTACGCGTGTTCGCGTCGCACGTCGCGGACACGCGTGCACGAGGCGCGGACACGCGTGCGGGAAGCGCGGACACGCGTGCGGTGGGGTGGTGGACGGGACGGGTTACGATGACGCCGTGCGTTTGGCTCGTATCGCTCACCCAGAAGGCGTCGCGTTCGGCTCGATCGAGGCCGACGGCGACAACGACGACGCGGCGCAGGTCCTGGAGATCGCGGACCATCCGTTCGGCAAGCCGAACTACACGGGGCGGCGCTGGCCCCTCGCGGACGTGCGGTTGCTGGCTCCCATCCTGCCGACGAAGGTGATCGCGGTGGGGCGCAACTACGCCAAGCACGCCCAGGAGTTCGGCAACGAGGTCCCCGCCGAACCGATGATCTTCCTCAAGCCCTCCACGAGCGTCATCGGCCCCCACTCGCCGATCAAGCTGCCGCCCTCCTCCTCGCAGGTCGACTTCGAGGGTGAGCTGGCGGTGGTCATCGGCCAGCCGGTCAAGAACGTCCGCCCGGAGCAGGCGCGGGCCGCGATCCTCGGCTACACCGTCGCCAACGACGTCAGCGCGCGCGACCACCAGGCCGCCGACGGGCAGTGGGGTCGCGCCAAGGGGTTCGACACGTTCTGCCCGATCGGCCCGTGGATCGAGACGGCCGTGGATCCGGCGGATCTGCGGCTCACCACGGAGGTCGACGGTGTGGTGAAGCAGGACGCGCGCACGTCGGACATGGTGCACAAGGTCGACGACCTCGTCGCGTTCGTGTCGTCGGTGATGACGTTGCTGCCCGGCGACATGATCATCACCGGCACGCCGGAGGGCGTGGGCCGCATCGAGGAGGGCCAGCAGGTGTCGATCACCATCGAGGGCATCGGCACGCTGACCAACCCCGTGCAGTCGGCCTGAGTCGCCTGGTCACCGCCGCGCGAACACCGGCGCGCGCTCGGGTCGTGGTCCGATCCCGACGATGAGCGCGGGCACGGTCGACAACCACGGCGCCCGGCGCATGAGTGCCGTGAACAATCGCGGCGGGCCCGGCCGACGGCCGTCCACGACCGGTGACACGATCATCCGGTGCAGGAGGCGCTGCAGGCCCTGCACGATGACGGTGGGCATGATGCGTCGTCTCCGTACCGCCGCGAGGACCCGGTCGTCGACCCGGCCGCGCCGCAGCGGGCCCGCGAGCACCCGCGCGGCGGCGACGGCGTCCTGCACGGCCAGGTTGATCCCGACGCCGCCGACGGGTGACATCGCGTGGGCCGCGTCGCCGATGCACAGCAGGCCGTCGGTGTGCCACCGTTCGAGCCGGTTCAGCCGGACGTCGAGGTGCTTGACGTCGTCCATCGTGGTCAGTTCGTGGACCCGGTCGGCGAGGTCGGGCATGAGGTCGGCGACGTCGTGCCGGAACGCGTCGATGCCGCGCCTGCGCAGCTCCGCGTCCGTGCCCTTCCTGCCGAGGTAGGCGACCTGGTAGAAGTCGCGCCGCGGGATGGTGATGCCGAACTTCGTGCCCCGCATGTGCGGCTGGAGCCGGTTGGGTCCCTCACCGGGCGTGCGGCCGAGCCGGAACCACCACACGTCCATCGGTACCGACGCTTCCTTCGGGCGTAGACCTGCCTGAGCTCGGGCCAGTGACCAGCGGCCGTCGCAGGCGACCGTGAGGTCGGCCCGCAGCGTGTGGGTGCTGCCGTCCTCGGTGCGGTACCGCACGCCCTGCACGCGTCCGCGGTCCTTGACGAGCTCGGTGACCTCCGCGCGCATCACCAGGCGGAAGGACGGTTCCTCGGCCGCGGCGTCGGCCAGCAGGCTCAGGAAGTCCCACTGCGGCGTGATGGCGATGTACGGGTGGGGATGGCCGAACTTCGCGAGCCGCTTGAGGTCGCCCACGACCACCCGGCCGCCGTCGGCCGAGGGGAAGGCGATCTCGGTCAGCCGGGTCTGGGGCAGGTGGGCGAACCGCTCGCCGAGGCCGAGGTCGTCGAGAAGTCGCAGCGTGGAGGGGTGCACGGTGTCGCCCCGGAAGTCGCGCAGGAAGTCGCCGTGCTTCTCCAGCACGGTCACCTCGACGCCTGCTCTGGCGAGGAGCAGGCCGAGAACCAGCCCTGCCGGGCCGCCGCCGATGACGGCACAGGTCGTCCGCTCGTCCATCCCGACTCCCTTATTCAATGGATGTTGAATAAATTGACGATGCACGAAGTCGCGGCGCCCGTCAAGGGCGATACGCTGACAGGGCTATGAGTGAGACGAAGGCTGTACGTGCCCGCTTCTGTCCGTCGCCCACCGGAACCCCGCACGTCGGGTTGATCCGAACGGCGCTGTTCAACTGGGCGTTCGCGCGCCACCACGGCGGCTCGCTCGTGTTCCGGATCGAGGACACCGACGCCGCTCGCGACAGTGAGGAGTCCTACGAGGCTCTGCTCGACGCGCTGCGGTGGCTGGGGCTCGACTGGGACGAGGGGCCCGAGGTCGGCGGCGAGTACGGGCCGTACCGCCAGAGCGAGCGCGGCCACCTGTACTCGGAGATCGCGCAGAAGCTGCTCGACGCGGGCGAGCTGTACGAGGCGTTCTCGACCAACGAGGAGGTCGAGCAGCGTCGCCGTGACGCGGGGCAGGACCCGAAGCTCGGGTACGACAACTTCGACCGCGACCTCACCGAGGAGCAGAAGCAGCGCTTCCGCGACGAGGGGCGCTCTCCGGTGCTGCGGTTGCGGATGCCGGACGAGGACCTGACGTGGAACGACCTCGTGCGCGGCGAGATCACGTTCAAGGCGGGCACGATTCCCGACCCAGTGCTCGTGCGGGCCAACGGGCAGCCGCTCTACACGCTCACCAACCCGGTCGACGACGCGCTCATGCGGATCACCCACGTGCTGCGTGGCGAGGACCTGCTGCCGTCGACGCCGCGGCAGATCGCGCTGTACGCCGCGCTGCGCCGGATCGGCGTCACCGACTTCACGCCCGAGTTCGGGCACCTGCCCTACGTCATGGGCGAGGGCAACAAGAAGCTGTCCAAACGCGACCCGAAGTCGAACCTGTTCAACTACCGGGACGAGGGCTTCATCCCCGAGGGGCTGCTGAACTACCTCGCCCTGCTCGGGTGGTCGATCGCCGACGACCGCGACGTGTTCACGGTCGACGAGCTCGTCGAGGCTTTCGAGATCACGAAGGTCAGTGCCAACCCGGCGCGCTTCGACGCCAAGAAGGCCGAAGCCATCAACGGCACGCACGTGCGTGCGTTGCCGGCGGAGGAGTTCGTCCGCCGCACCGTGCCGTACCTGGTCCGCGCCGGGGTGCTGCCGGACGAGCCGAGCGACGACCAGCTCGACAAGCTGCGCACCATCGGACCGCTAGTGCAGGAGCGCGTCACCGTCCTGTCCGACGCCGTGAACCTCGTGCGCTTCCTGTTCGTCGACGAGGACACCTTCGCCCCGGAGGAGGCGGCGGCCACCAAGGCGCTCGGCCCCGACTCCGAACCGGTGCTGCGGGCTTCCTTGGACGCACTGGAAAAACTCGACGAATGGCGCAGCGACGCGATCGAGGCCGCCCTCAAGGAGGCACTCGTCGACGGGCTGGGGCTCAAGCCCCGCAAGGCATTCGCGCCCGTGCGAGTGGCTGTGACCGGGCGCACTGTGTCACCGCCCCTGTACGAGTCCATGGAGCTGCTCGGCCGAGAGAATTCACTCGGGCGGTTGCGTCGCGCGCTGCCAGGCCACTGAGCGTAGACCTCCTGGACCGAAACAGAAGCGCTTTATCACCTACTCAGCAGAGTTGGTAACGCGAAATCTGCCCTAGCCTCGCGGAGTGGCTTCCGCGCTTGGCTTTCCTTCGGCATCGCACTCTGCCTCCGATCTCGACGGTGCTCCTTCCTGGACGCCGCCCGAGCTTCGGTTGGTGTGCCTGGACATCGACGACACGCTGATCGACTTCACGGCGGCGGGTCGGCACTCGCTGGCGACCCTGATCGGCAGGGCCGACGTCTGGCCGCTGTGGGAGCGCATCACCGACGAGCACGTCGCCCGGGTCGTGGCGGGTGAGTTGGCCTACGCCGACATGCACACCGCGCGCACCCGGGCGTTCCTCGCCGAACTCGGCATCGTGGTCGACTTCGTCCAGGCCTCCGAATTCGAGTTGCGTCGCAAGGAACTTCTCCGCCGCTCCTGGCGGCTCTTCGACGACGTTCTTCCCTGTCTGGAATGGCTCACCGCCGCGGGCGTGACGCTCGCGGCCGTCACCAATGCCTCGGGTGCGCACCAGAGAGACAAACTCGGCAGACTCGGCCTCGCCCGCTTTTTCGACCACGTGGCCATCGCGGGCGAGATGGGAGTGGCCAAACCGGACCCTGTGATGTTCCACAAAGTCTGTGCCGCCGTGGGTTGTGACCCGGCTCATGCCGTCCATATCGGCGACAAACTCACCACCGACGCCCTCGGTGCCCGCGACGCCGGGCTGGTGGGCGTGTGGCTCGACCGCCACGGCCTCGACACCGACGTCCCGGCGGGCGTGCACGTGCTCGACACCCTCAGCGAGCTCCCTGAGCTGCTGGTTTCCGAGTTCGCCCGGGTGGGTGTGCCGACCCAGCGCTGACAGGGGGACCCCCCGTGTGAACCCGATTTTCGGCATGCTCTAGTATTTCTTTCCAGCGGCGCCGATCCGGAGAGATTCGGCGAGGGGCCGCGATGGGGTATGGTGTAATTGGCAGCACGACTGATTCTGGTTCAGTTAGTCTAGGTTCGAGTCCTGGTACCCCAGCGCGAAGCGAGAAAACCGGTCTGGTACGATCACTTCGCACGACGACAAGCCCCCGTCGTCTAGCGGCCTAGGACGCCGGCCTCTCACGCCGGTAGCGTGGGTTCGAATCCCATCGGGGGTACGGAAGAAAGAGCGGGAGAGCCCTCTCTGCGGAAAGCGCAGAGGGGGCTCTTTCTTTTATGTCCTGTGGGGGCCCAGCCCCCACACCCCAGCCGGGGGCACGCCCCCGGACCCCGGCCGGGCACGTTCGGTGGTTCGGCTCACCTTCCGTGCCGTTCCGGCTGGGGCGGGGACGGGCCATTGGCTTCGCTTCGCTCGCCTCGGCCCGCAGGGCTTCGCTTCGCTCGCCTCCGGTGGCGTTAGTGCGTCCGCGGGCGCTCCGGGCTTACAGGCGGTCTTGCAGGGCTTGCGCGGCTTGGAGTAGGTCGCTCGCCCACTTCGCGCCCGGGCGGCGGCCGATGCGGTCCACAGGGCCCGACACCGACACCGCGGCGACCACGTTGCCCGCGCTGTCCCGCACCGGCGCGGACACACTCGCCACACCCGGCTCCCGCTCGGCCACACTCTGAGCCCAACCGCGGCGGCGCACCTCCAGCAACGTGCGCTCCCCGAACACCGCGTCCGCCAACACCGCCTGCCGCGTGTGCGCATCCGCCCACGCCGCCAACACCTTCGCGCCCGAACCCGCCGTCATCGGCAACCGCGCACCCACCGGCACCGTGTCCCGCAGACCACTCGGCGGCTCCGCCACCGCGACGCACACCCGCACCACGCCGTCACGGCGGTACAACTGCACACTCTCGCCCGTCAGGTCCCGCAACTTCGGCAACACGACACCGGCCGCGTCGAGCAACGGATCCACCGTCCCGCCCGCCAACTCGGCGAGCGCCGGCCCCGGCCGCCACCGGCCGTCCGGGCCCCGCCGCAACAGGCGGTGCACCTCCAGGCCGACCGCCAACCGGTGAGCCGTCGCCCGCGGAAGACCGGTGCGCGAACACAACTCCGCCAGCCCGCACGGCTGTTCCGCCACGGCGTGCAACACGGAAACGGCTTTGTCGAGAACGCCGATCCCGCTCTGCTGAACCTGCGGCGCCTCGTTGTTGCTAACATCGGGTTGTCCCACGACGCGATACTACAATCTCGCGATATGGGAAGTCCATGATCGGCGAAGTGAGTCCGCTCGCTTTTCCAGACACACGCTCAACGGAGGAGCCCTGATGACCGAACGGCGGGGCCGCACACTGGCGGAAAAGGTGTGGGACGCACACACGGTGCGTCGAGGCGAGGGTGCCGAACCCGACCTGCTCTACATCGACCTGCACCTCGTCCACGAGGTCACCAGCCCACAGGCATTCGACGGGCTGCGCCTCGCCGGGCGGCAGGTGCGGCGCCCCGACCTCACCATCGCGACCGAGGACCACAACGTGCCGACCGTCGGCATCGGCCTGCCCATCGCCGACCCGGTGTCGCGGACGCAGGTCGAGACACTGCGCCGCAACTGCGAGGAGTTCGGTATCCGGCTGCATCCGATGGGTGACGACGAGCAGGGCATCGTCCACGTCATCGGGCCGCAGCTGGGCCTCACGCAACCCGGCATGACCGTGGTCTGCGGCGACAGCCACACCTCGACCCACGGCGCGTTCGGCGCGATGGCGTTCGGCATCGGCACGTCCGAGGTGGAACACGTGCTGGCCACGCAGACGCTGCCGCTGCGGCCCTTCAAGACCATGGCCGTCAACGTGGACGGGGAGCTGCGCCCCGGCGTGACGGCGAAGGACATCATCCTCGCCGTCATCGCCAAGATCGGCACCGGTGGCGGCCAGGGTTACGTGCTGGAGTACCGCGGCAGCGCCATCGAGTCGCTGTCGATGGAAGCGCGCATGACCATCTGCAACATGTCCATCGAGGCGGGCGCCAGGGCGGGCATGATCGCCCCGGACGAGACGACCTTCGCGTACCTGAAGGACCGGCCGCACGCGCCGAAGGGCGCAGACTGGGACGCCGCGCTCGCCGAATGGCGCGAGCTGCGCACCGACGACGACGCGGTGTTCGACGCCGAGGTGCACCTGGACGCCTCGTCGCTCACCCCGTTCGTCACCTGGGGAACGAACCCCGGCCAGGGTCTCCCGCTGGCCGAATCGGTGCCCGACCCGGCGCGGATGGGGGACGAGAACGAGCGGCTGGCCGCCGAGAAGGCCCTGTCCTATATGGATCTGGAGCCCGGTACGCCGCTGCGTGACATCTCCGTGGACACCGTCTTCCTGGGTTCGTGCACCAACGGCCGCCTGGAGGACCTGCGGACCGCCGCCGAGGTGTTGCGCGGCCGGAAGGTCGCCGAGGGCGTACGGATGCTCGTGGTGCCCGGCTCGATGCGGGTCCGGCAGGCCGCCGAGGAGGAGGGCCTGCACGAGGTGTTCCTCGAGGCCGGCGCCGAATGGCGGGCCGCGGGCTGCTCGATGTGCCTCGGCATGAACCCGGACCAGCTGAAGCCGGGCGAGCGCAGCGCCTCGACCTCCAACCGCAACTTCGAGGGCCGGCAGGGCAAGGGCGGGCGCACCCACCTGGTGTCGCCGCTCGTGGCCGCCGCCACGGCCGTCCGCGGGACGCTGTCCTCACCCGAGGACCTCTCCTAGCCGCCCGCCCACCCGAACCACCGACGAGGAGCACACGTCATGGAAGCCTTCACCACGCACACCGGCGTCGGGGTGCCCCTGCGCAGGTCTAACGTGGACACTGACCAGATCATCCCGGCCGTCTACCTCAAGCGGGTGTCCCGAACCGGGTTCGAGGACGGTCTGTTCGCGGCCTGGCGCGCCGACGAGCAGTTCGTCCTGAACCAGGAGCCCTACAAGCGGGGATCCGTCCTCGTGGCGGGCCCCGACTTCGGCACCGGGTCGTCACGCGAGCACGCGGTGTGGGCGTTGATGGACTACGGATTCCGCGTCGTCATCTCGTCCCGCTTCGCCGACATCTTCCGCGGCAACTCCGGCAAGCAGGGCCTGCTCGCCGCCGAGTGCGAGCAGTCGGACGTCGAGCAATTGTGGAAGCTGCTGGAGGAGGAACCGGGCACCGAGGTGACGGTCGATCTCAACGAGAAGACCGTGAGGGCAAAGGACTTCGTGGCCCGCTTCGCCATCGACGACTACACCCGCTGGCGCTTGCTGGAGGGGTTGGACGACATCGCGCTGACGCTGCGGAACGCCGACGCGATCGAGGAGTTCGAGAAGCGGCGCCCGGCGCACAAACCCGTCACCACTCCGAGGTAGCCCCGTGTGACGCCGGCTCCGGGAATCCCTCGCTCCCGCAACGGATATCCGGGGCCGGCACCCGGTCTCGACGAACCGGTCCGACACCACACCGAACGGCACGCGAAACGAGCCCTGAAGGGCTTGTAGAGACGTAACCGCGCACACGATAAGGAAAAAATCCGCGTGCCGTTTGGAATTTGCGCTGTGATGGTAATACCGTGTGCGCATGTCGGCCGGTGTGGCCGGGTAACACGTAGTTCTTCTTGGAGGGACTGTAATGGCCAACAAGGCCCAACTCATCGAAGCGCTCTCAGAGCGCTTGGGCGACAAGAAGGTCGCGGCTGCGGCCGTCGACAACCTCGTCGACATCATCATCCGCACGGTCAACAAGGGCGAGAAGGTGAACATCACCGGCTTCGGTGTGTTCGAGAAGCGCGCCCGGGCCGCCCGTACCGCCCGCAACCCGCGTACCGGCGAGACCGTCCGGGTGAAGAAGACCAACGTTCCTGCCTTCCGCGCGGGCACGACGTTCAAGGACGTGGTGAGCGGCGCCAAGAAGCTGCCGAAGGCCACGACCACCAAGCGCGGCACGACGTCGACCTCGCGGACCACCGCCGGCACGGCGAAGACGGCCGCGACGCGTCCGACGTCGACACGCAGCACCACCAGCCGGACGCGCGCCACCACGGGCACCAGCACGCGTTCCACGGCGACGCGCGCGACGAAGACGAAGCCGACCCGCAGCACCGCGACGAAGAGCACGGCGACCAAGTCGACGCCGACGAAGTCCACTGCGGCCAAGAGCACGGCGAGCAAGAGCACGACGAGCAAGGCCACGCCGAAGAGCACGGCGACGAGGACCACGAAGGCGAGCACCACGAAGGCGGCCCCGAAGACGGCTGCCAAGTCGACGACCAAGGCTGCCTCCACGCGTTCCACCGCGAAGTCCAGCACCGCGAAGTCCAGCACCGCGAAGTCGAGCACCGCGAAGTCGAGCACCGCGAAGACGAGCGCCACCAAGGCCGCTCCGAAGACGGCCGCCAAGACCACCGCCACGCGGTCGACCGCCGCGAAGTCCACGCCCAAGTCGACGACCAAGTCGACCGCGAGCAAGTCGACCCCGAAGACCACCGCCAAGACCACCGCCACGCGGTCCACCGCGAAGAAGGCTCCGGCCAAGACCACGAAGGCGGCCGCGAAGAGCACGACGAGGACCACCGCGAGGGCGACCGCGCGCACCACCTCGCCGGCGAAGAAGACCACGACGAAGAAGGCGAAGTAGCCACTCAGGCGCCGCGCTCGCGGCATTCAGTCGTCTCGGCAGGGCTCCCGTAGTCGACACGGGAGCCCTGCCGCGTTTCAGGCCGGGGTGGGCAGCGCGCTGGGCAGGTAGTGCGCTGCGACGAGGCGGGGTTCCTCCGCGGAGTGCCGGTCGAAGGACAACACCCACACCGAACCCTTCTTGCTCGGCACCTCGCCGGTGAGTTTCCGGGTGAGTGACACACCGTCGCGTTCCGCGAGCGTGTCCAGCAGAGGCGGGATGACACCGCCCTGGCTGCACACGACGGCGGTGTCGTGCGACGCGGCGATCGACAGCAGCGACCGCAGTCCGGCGTCGGGATCGCTCGCGTACGTCTGTTCCGACAGGGGCGCTTCGAGCCGCACGTCACAGCCGATGTCGGAGGCCACCGCGCGCACCGTCTGGACGCATCGCAGCCGCGGTGCCGAGTACACCGCCTCGGGGCGGAAGGCGCGGAGGAGCGGCCGCAACGCCGTCGCCTGCCGCTGTCCGGCGTCCGACAGGGGACGCAGGTCGTCGTCGCCCGTCCACTCGTCGCGGTTGCCCGCCTTGGCGTGGCGGACCAGCAGCACCGTCGCGGTGTCGACGGGAAGCTGCTGGGCGCGCGAACACACGTCCCGATCGCTGTCGTACGTGAGCAGCG from the Saccharomonospora azurea NA-128 genome contains:
- the leuD gene encoding 3-isopropylmalate dehydratase small subunit, which translates into the protein MEAFTTHTGVGVPLRRSNVDTDQIIPAVYLKRVSRTGFEDGLFAAWRADEQFVLNQEPYKRGSVLVAGPDFGTGSSREHAVWALMDYGFRVVISSRFADIFRGNSGKQGLLAAECEQSDVEQLWKLLEEEPGTEVTVDLNEKTVRAKDFVARFAIDDYTRWRLLEGLDDIALTLRNADAIEEFEKRRPAHKPVTTPR
- the leuC gene encoding 3-isopropylmalate dehydratase large subunit translates to MTERRGRTLAEKVWDAHTVRRGEGAEPDLLYIDLHLVHEVTSPQAFDGLRLAGRQVRRPDLTIATEDHNVPTVGIGLPIADPVSRTQVETLRRNCEEFGIRLHPMGDDEQGIVHVIGPQLGLTQPGMTVVCGDSHTSTHGAFGAMAFGIGTSEVEHVLATQTLPLRPFKTMAVNVDGELRPGVTAKDIILAVIAKIGTGGGQGYVLEYRGSAIESLSMEARMTICNMSIEAGARAGMIAPDETTFAYLKDRPHAPKGADWDAALAEWRELRTDDDAVFDAEVHLDASSLTPFVTWGTNPGQGLPLAESVPDPARMGDENERLAAEKALSYMDLEPGTPLRDISVDTVFLGSCTNGRLEDLRTAAEVLRGRKVAEGVRMLVVPGSMRVRQAAEEEGLHEVFLEAGAEWRAAGCSMCLGMNPDQLKPGERSASTSNRNFEGRQGKGGRTHLVSPLVAAATAVRGTLSSPEDLS
- a CDS encoding NUDIX hydrolase; translated protein: MSNIVKAAGAVLWRRSPAGSEIAVVHRPHYDDWSLPKGKLDPGETSPIAAVRELTEETGYDAVLERFLTTVEYSVNGSAKTVDYFTARPVSGEFTPNAEVDELRWVPLEEAQSLLTYDSDRDVCSRAQQLPVDTATVLLVRHAKAGNRDEWTGDDDLRPLSDAGQRQATALRPLLRAFRPEAVYSAPRLRCVQTVRAVASDIGCDVRLEAPLSEQTYASDPDAGLRSLLSIAASHDTAVVCSQGGVIPPLLDTLAERDGVSLTRKLTGEVPSKKGSVWVLSFDRHSAEEPRLVAAHYLPSALPTPA